Proteins encoded in a region of the Zea mays cultivar B73 chromosome 2, Zm-B73-REFERENCE-NAM-5.0, whole genome shotgun sequence genome:
- the LOC100383551 gene encoding uncharacterized protein isoform X1, whose translation MASCDDDFVLLGDDAHQPATPPPPAPTAQQPAPPPPPPPQASHPFSFTDAVAGAAAGAGSFAQAQEESNHHAERGKPAHHAKRGRERAEEFSSDGGEYCSYINSSGSGGGGKKGRGGGGSSSVSDYRKDREEWTDGAISSLLDAYTDRFEQLNRGNLRGRDWEDVAGAVTDGQGKTTGAKSVEQCKNKIDNLKKRYKVECQRLSSSGGGAISHWPWFKKMEQIVGNSASPASSKLLTAAEDEKPRQQQQHSSKRYPLSCTGPPTGVGSSRTNPLSNPRWKRVLLKIGGTALCGAAHQNVDPKVIMLIAREVQVACHHGVEVAIVVGGRNIFCGDNWVAATGTDRASTYPIGMMASVMNSVLLQASLEKIGVETRVQTALMMQEVAEPYIRRRAIRHLEKGRVVIFGGIGVGIGNPLFTTDTAAALRASEIVIFNMLEPGNISRAICGDQIGTLVDQSGRIT comes from the exons ATGGCCTCCTGCGACGACGACTTCGTTCTCCTCGGTGACGACGCACACCAGCCGGCAACTCCCCCACCCCCGGCCCCCACCGCCCAGcaacccgcgccgccgccgccgccgccgccacaggCCTCCCATCCCTTCAGCTTCACTGACGCGGTTGCGGGGGCTGCCGCCGGCGCCGGCTCCTTCGCGCAGGCCCAGGAGGAGAGCAACCACCACGCCGAGCGCGGCAAGCCGGCGCACCACGCCAAGCGgggcagggagcgcgccgaggagTTCAGCAGCGATGGGGGCGAGTACTGTTCCTACATCAACagcagcggcagcggcggtggTGGGAAGAAGGGCCGTGGCGGTGGAGGGAGCTCGAGCGTGTCAGACTACCGTAAGGATCGGGAGGAGTGGACGGACGGCGCGATCAGCAGCCTCCTCGACGCCTACACGGACCGATTTGAGCAGCTCAACCGGGGAAACCTGCGGGGTCGGGACTGGGAGGACGTGGCCGGCGCCGTGACCGACGGGCAGGGCAAGACTACCGGGGCCAAGAGCGTGGAGCAATGTAAGAATAAGATCGACAATCTTAAGAAACGTTACAAGGTGGAGTGCCAGCGGCTCTCCAGTTCGGGCGGGGGTGCCATCAGCCACTGGCCCTGGTTCAAAAAGATGGAGCAGATCGTGGGAAACTCCGCATCTCCTGCCTCCTCCAAGCTTCTAACTGCTGCCGAGGATGAGAAACcgaggcagcagcagcagcacagcAGCAAAAG GTATCCTCTTTCCTGTACTGGCCCTCCTACTGGGGTTGGTAGCTCCAGAACGAACCCTCTTTCAAATCCAAGATGGAAGAGGGTGCTTCTGAAGATTGGGGGCACTGCCCTATGTGGAGCAGCTCATCAAAATGTTGATCCCAAG GTGATTATGCTGATCGCTAGAGAAGTTCAAGTGGCATGCCATCATGGTGTGGAG GTGGCAATCGTGGTAGGAGGGCGGAATATATTCTGCGGTGACAATTGGGTAGCTGCAACAGGCACTGATCGAGCCTCAACGTACCCAATTGG AATGATGGCATCAGTGATGAATTCAGTACTTCTTCAAGCATCGCTAGAAAAGATAGGTGTGGAGACACGAGTCCAAACCGCATTGATGATGCAAGAAGTTGCAGAACCTTACATTAGGCGTCGAGCCATACGCCATCTTGAAAAAGGGAGAGTGGTCATCTTTGGTGGGATTGGTGTGGGCATTGGGAATCCATTGTTCACAACAGATACAGCTGCTGCCTTAAGAGCTTCAGAGA TCGTCATCTTTAACATGTTGGAGCCTGGTAACATCTCAAGAGCAATTTGTGGAGATCAAATAGGCACCTTAGTTGACCAGTCAGGAAGGATCACATAA
- the LOC100383551 gene encoding uncharacterized protein LOC100383551 encodes MASCDDDFVLLGDDAHQPATPPPPAPTAQQPAPPPPPPPQASHPFSFTDAVAGAAAGAGSFAQAQEESNHHAERGKPAHHAKRGRERAEEFSSDGGEYCSYINSSGSGGGGKKGRGGGGSSSVSDYRKDREEWTDGAISSLLDAYTDRFEQLNRGNLRGRDWEDVAGAVTDGQGKTTGAKSVEQCKNKIDNLKKRYKVECQRLSSSGGGAISHWPWFKKMEQIVGNSASPASSKLLTAAEDEKPRQQQQHSSKRYPLSCTGPPTGVGSSRTNPLSNPRWKRVLLKIGGTALCGAAHQNVDPKVIMLIAREVQVACHHGVEVAIVVGGRNIFCGDNWVAATGTDRASTYPIGMMASVMNSVLLQASLEKIGVETRVQTALMMQEVAEPYIRRRAIRHLEKGRVVIFGGIGVGIGNPLFTTDTAAALRASEINADVVLKGIVGDDEYGCPPRSNSNASFEHISFRELAARGITKMDMTAVTCCEENNIPVVIFNMLEPGNISRAICGDQIGTLVDQSGRIT; translated from the exons ATGGCCTCCTGCGACGACGACTTCGTTCTCCTCGGTGACGACGCACACCAGCCGGCAACTCCCCCACCCCCGGCCCCCACCGCCCAGcaacccgcgccgccgccgccgccgccgccacaggCCTCCCATCCCTTCAGCTTCACTGACGCGGTTGCGGGGGCTGCCGCCGGCGCCGGCTCCTTCGCGCAGGCCCAGGAGGAGAGCAACCACCACGCCGAGCGCGGCAAGCCGGCGCACCACGCCAAGCGgggcagggagcgcgccgaggagTTCAGCAGCGATGGGGGCGAGTACTGTTCCTACATCAACagcagcggcagcggcggtggTGGGAAGAAGGGCCGTGGCGGTGGAGGGAGCTCGAGCGTGTCAGACTACCGTAAGGATCGGGAGGAGTGGACGGACGGCGCGATCAGCAGCCTCCTCGACGCCTACACGGACCGATTTGAGCAGCTCAACCGGGGAAACCTGCGGGGTCGGGACTGGGAGGACGTGGCCGGCGCCGTGACCGACGGGCAGGGCAAGACTACCGGGGCCAAGAGCGTGGAGCAATGTAAGAATAAGATCGACAATCTTAAGAAACGTTACAAGGTGGAGTGCCAGCGGCTCTCCAGTTCGGGCGGGGGTGCCATCAGCCACTGGCCCTGGTTCAAAAAGATGGAGCAGATCGTGGGAAACTCCGCATCTCCTGCCTCCTCCAAGCTTCTAACTGCTGCCGAGGATGAGAAACcgaggcagcagcagcagcacagcAGCAAAAG GTATCCTCTTTCCTGTACTGGCCCTCCTACTGGGGTTGGTAGCTCCAGAACGAACCCTCTTTCAAATCCAAGATGGAAGAGGGTGCTTCTGAAGATTGGGGGCACTGCCCTATGTGGAGCAGCTCATCAAAATGTTGATCCCAAG GTGATTATGCTGATCGCTAGAGAAGTTCAAGTGGCATGCCATCATGGTGTGGAG GTGGCAATCGTGGTAGGAGGGCGGAATATATTCTGCGGTGACAATTGGGTAGCTGCAACAGGCACTGATCGAGCCTCAACGTACCCAATTGG AATGATGGCATCAGTGATGAATTCAGTACTTCTTCAAGCATCGCTAGAAAAGATAGGTGTGGAGACACGAGTCCAAACCGCATTGATGATGCAAGAAGTTGCAGAACCTTACATTAGGCGTCGAGCCATACGCCATCTTGAAAAAGGGAGAGTGGTCATCTTTGGTGGGATTGGTGTGGGCATTGGGAATCCATTGTTCACAACAGATACAGCTGCTGCCTTAAGAGCTTCAGAGA TCAACGCAGATGTTGTCCTTAAAGGTATTGTTGGTGATGATGAGTATGGCTGTCCTCCTAGGAGCAACAGTAATGCTTCATTTGAGCACATCTCCTTTAGGGAGTTAGCAGCAAGAGGAATCACCAAAATGGACATGACAGCAGTAACATGTTGTGAGGAGAACAACATTCCTG TCGTCATCTTTAACATGTTGGAGCCTGGTAACATCTCAAGAGCAATTTGTGGAGATCAAATAGGCACCTTAGTTGACCAGTCAGGAAGGATCACATAA